Proteins encoded in a region of the Nitrospirota bacterium genome:
- a CDS encoding NADH-quinone oxidoreductase subunit M — translation MELMMNKLSYPILSTVIFTPVLGALIILLIKRSHEELIKWASLSFTTITFILSIPLFMTFDKTTYAMQFGEKHSWIPAWNINYMLGIDGISVLFVMLSALLGILCVLVSWKAITSKVKEFYIAILLIEAAMTGVFSALDFFLFYIFWEAMLIPMYLLIGVWGGPKRVYAAIKFFLFTLVGSVFMLIGIIVLYLYAGNTFNILELMSMNYPYAMQFWLFWAFFAAFAVKVPMFPVHTWLPDAHTEAPTAGSVILAGVLIKMGAYGFLRFSIPLFPDAVKAMVIPMLTLSVIAIIYGAVVCLVEKDLKRLIAYSSVSHMGFVTLGIFALNANGLEGGILQMLNHGIITGALFLMIGIIYERTHSRQISDYGGLATPLPVYSAFFMVFTLASIGLPGMNGFIGEFLIILGGFSAKKWAGVLAATGIIIGAGYMLWLYQRIFFMETNPKLTEHPDMNLREIITIVPLVALVFLIGVYPNPFLGFMHASVQHLIERLNLPSTPEATLAGLVEFLKKVI, via the coding sequence ATGGAACTCATGATGAACAAATTAAGCTATCCAATCTTAAGCACAGTGATATTCACACCTGTCCTTGGAGCACTGATAATACTCCTCATTAAGAGAAGTCATGAGGAACTTATAAAATGGGCATCCCTTTCTTTCACCACTATAACATTTATACTTTCGATACCTCTTTTTATGACATTCGACAAGACAACCTATGCCATGCAGTTTGGGGAGAAGCATTCATGGATTCCTGCATGGAATATAAACTATATGCTTGGGATAGATGGAATAAGCGTGCTTTTTGTCATGCTTTCAGCCCTTCTTGGAATACTCTGTGTGCTTGTGTCATGGAAGGCAATAACCAGCAAGGTAAAGGAATTCTACATAGCTATACTTCTCATCGAAGCCGCAATGACAGGGGTTTTCTCTGCCTTGGATTTCTTCCTGTTTTACATCTTCTGGGAGGCAATGCTTATCCCCATGTATCTCTTGATAGGCGTATGGGGAGGCCCAAAGAGGGTATATGCGGCAATAAAGTTCTTTCTCTTCACACTTGTTGGAAGCGTGTTCATGCTCATTGGAATCATAGTGCTTTACCTCTATGCAGGCAATACATTCAATATCCTCGAGCTTATGTCAATGAACTATCCATATGCCATGCAGTTCTGGCTTTTCTGGGCGTTTTTTGCGGCATTTGCAGTAAAGGTCCCGATGTTTCCTGTGCACACATGGCTTCCCGATGCACACACAGAGGCACCCACCGCAGGCTCTGTAATCCTTGCAGGAGTGCTCATAAAGATGGGTGCATACGGGTTTCTGAGGTTCTCAATACCATTATTCCCCGATGCAGTAAAGGCAATGGTCATACCAATGCTTACCCTTTCGGTAATTGCAATAATCTATGGAGCGGTCGTATGCCTTGTGGAAAAGGATTTAAAGAGGCTCATTGCCTATAGCTCAGTAAGCCACATGGGCTTTGTGACATTAGGGATATTTGCCCTGAATGCGAATGGTTTGGAAGGTGGAATCCTTCAGATGCTTAATCACGGAATAATAACAGGCGCATTGTTTCTTATGATAGGGATTATCTATGAGAGGACTCACTCAAGACAGATAAGCGATTATGGAGGGCTTGCAACACCGCTTCCTGTGTATTCGGCATTTTTCATGGTCTTTACCTTAGCCTCTATAGGGCTTCCGGGGATGAATGGATTTATAGGAGAGTTTCTAATAATCTTAGGAGGGTTTTCTGCAAAGAAGTGGGCAGGGGTCCTTGCCGCAACTGGCATAATAATAGGTGCAGGCTATATGCTCTGGCTTTATCAGAGAATCTTCTTTATGGAGACAAACCCAAAGCTCACCGAGCATCCTGATATGAACCTGAGAGAGATAATAACCATCGTCCCGCTTGTTGCCTTAGTGTTCCTCATAGGGGTTTATCCTAACCCATTCTTAGGCTTTATGCATGCCTCTGTCCAGCATCTTATCGAAAGGCTCAATCTTCCGTCAACGCCAGAGGCAACGCTGGCAGGGCTAGTGGAGTTTCTGAAGAAGGTAATCTAA
- the nuoL gene encoding NADH-quinone oxidoreductase subunit L — MKLYQLIPLLPLIGFFINILFGRWFIKDKAHWVACGAVLASWVISLITFADVSGGKIINEMLVMANNFLQLYFGWEAVGLCSYFLIGYWYEKKSASDAGKKAFIVNRFGDFGFGLGVIILFLTFGTLHYEPVFGAMSGLVGKTINILGYNIDLITLIALLLFCGAVGKSAQIPLHVWLPDAMEGPTPVSALIHAATMVTAGVFMVARCNAIFSLSHTAMNVVAVTGGVTALFAGTIALVQNDIKRIVAYSTVSQLGYMFLALGVGAYGAGIFHLYTHAFFKALLFLGAGSVMHAMAGELNIQKMGGLRKYMPATYWTFLLASLSIAGIPGLAGFFSKDEILWRAYTGGPVGKFLWLLATLTALLTAFYSFRIVFLAFHGKFRGTHEQEHHLHESPKAMTIPLVVLAIGAVASGWVGIPPLIGEFLGIEHSDKFGGFLAPIVGHPHGEGTHGEELMVMAISIAVGLIGIATAALFYLKRPELPVKLGTTFKGAYKVLWNKYYVDEIYSFLIVKPTLWVAKNIVVAITDGLLIEGIVNGIPKMIGGFSAELRKIQTGFVHHYAIIMAFGALIVIALIIW; from the coding sequence ATGAAACTTTACCAGTTAATACCGCTTTTACCACTAATAGGGTTTTTTATCAACATCCTTTTTGGAAGATGGTTTATAAAGGATAAGGCTCACTGGGTTGCCTGCGGAGCAGTTCTGGCATCGTGGGTCATCTCTTTAATTACCTTTGCCGATGTCTCAGGCGGTAAGATTATAAACGAAATGCTCGTTATGGCAAACAATTTCCTACAGCTTTATTTTGGATGGGAGGCAGTGGGGCTTTGCTCTTATTTCCTTATAGGCTACTGGTATGAAAAGAAATCGGCATCAGATGCAGGAAAAAAAGCGTTCATAGTGAACAGGTTTGGAGACTTTGGCTTTGGACTTGGAGTTATAATTCTCTTCCTTACATTCGGCACACTCCATTATGAGCCTGTATTTGGTGCTATGAGCGGGCTCGTTGGCAAGACTATAAACATCCTTGGCTATAATATTGACCTCATAACCCTTATAGCACTTTTGCTTTTCTGTGGTGCAGTAGGCAAATCAGCCCAGATACCGCTTCATGTATGGCTTCCCGATGCAATGGAAGGACCTACGCCTGTTAGTGCCCTCATACATGCCGCAACAATGGTTACTGCAGGCGTGTTCATGGTTGCAAGGTGTAATGCTATATTCAGCCTCTCGCATACTGCCATGAATGTGGTTGCAGTTACAGGCGGAGTGACTGCCCTTTTTGCAGGCACGATAGCCCTTGTCCAGAACGACATAAAGAGAATAGTTGCCTACTCCACTGTAAGCCAGCTGGGATACATGTTCCTTGCCTTGGGGGTTGGTGCATATGGAGCAGGAATCTTTCATCTTTACACGCATGCCTTCTTTAAGGCACTCCTGTTTTTAGGGGCAGGCAGTGTGATGCATGCAATGGCAGGCGAGCTTAACATACAGAAGATGGGAGGACTAAGGAAATATATGCCTGCGACATACTGGACATTCCTTCTTGCCTCTTTGAGCATTGCAGGGATTCCCGGTCTTGCAGGGTTTTTTAGCAAAGACGAAATCCTCTGGAGGGCTTACACAGGAGGACCTGTTGGGAAATTCCTCTGGCTCCTTGCAACACTTACAGCCCTTCTTACAGCGTTTTATTCATTCAGGATAGTTTTTCTTGCCTTTCATGGAAAATTCCGAGGCACCCATGAGCAGGAGCATCACCTTCATGAATCCCCAAAGGCAATGACCATTCCACTTGTAGTCCTTGCAATCGGAGCAGTTGCCTCCGGATGGGTGGGTATTCCACCTCTAATCGGAGAGTTCCTTGGCATAGAGCATTCGGATAAATTCGGAGGGTTCCTTGCCCCTATTGTTGGACATCCTCATGGAGAAGGAACACACGGAGAGGAACTGATGGTTATGGCTATCTCCATAGCAGTAGGACTCATCGGCATTGCGACTGCGGCACTGTTTTACCTCAAGAGGCCAGAGTTGCCTGTTAAATTGGGAACTACATTCAAAGGTGCATACAAGGTGCTCTGGAATAAATATTATGTGGATGAGATTTATAGCTTCCTGATTGTAAAGCCAACACTCTGGGTTGCAAAAAACATAGTTGTGGCAATCACTGATGGATTGCTCATAGAGGGCATTGTCAATGGAATCCCAAAGATGATAGGTGGATTCAGTGCCGAGTTGAGAAAGATACAGACAGGATTTGTCCATCATTATGCAATAATAATGGCGTTTGGTGCGCTCATCGTTATAGCGCTAATTATATGGTGA